A single Cryptococcus deuterogattii R265 chromosome 2, complete sequence DNA region contains:
- a CDS encoding pre-mRNA-splicing factor CWC25, whose protein sequence is MGGGDLNMKKSWHPVLLVNQERVWKAEQAANEEKKMLAQLRKEREEERQLEELHRLQEASTGKKRVEKLDWMYAAPGTEGGALGGARIGEREMEEYLLGKKRVDEVLGQGDKNIGAASREFIALQNANTARDTAAKIREDPLLAIKKQEQAALAALMNRPDIRKQLRAAKKAKETKEREGETKEERKARKRAEKEERRKSKHRYHDSRSPPSDYYDDHDHRRHRDSYNSRDRDSRRTYRGRSDRSRTRSESPKREKGGKDYSSRDRDYRKIDDARRRSLDQSPRKGGGNQWAHGFDSYRRDDHRDDRSRQRHRDNHISPPRYRSRDISAPYVRPPSSPRSSVTAPVNHNTNTLDDQRAARLAAMSASADELYSSRSKSLAARAEEERREQESDEKMRQKYGKEQASANFFSQQSQLGLGEALQRRGGKGLLKDI, encoded by the exons ATGGGTGGTGGCGATCTTAACAT GAAAAAGTCCTGGCACCCAGTGCTCTTGGTTAATCAGGAGCGTGTGTGGAAAGCCGAACAAGCTGccaatgaagaaaagaagatgcttGCGCAGCTGCGCAAAGAGCGTGAAGAGGAGCGACAACTTGAAGAACTACATCGTCTCCAAGAAGCTTCAACTGGCAAGAAAAGGGTCGAAAAGCTCGATTGGATGTATGCTGCTCCAGGCACAGAGGGTGGAGCCCTTGGTGGAGCTAGAATtggtgagagagagatggaggaataCTTGTtggggaaaaagagagtCGATGAAGTGCTGGGGCAAGGTGACAAGAAT ATTGGAGCAGCTAGCAGAGAATTCATAGCTCTTCAGAATGCCAACACGGCGCGAGACACGGCGGCGAAAATCAGAGAAGATCCTCTGCTTGCCATCAAAAAACAGGAACAAGCTGCTCTGGCAGCCCTGATGAACCGGCCTGATATCAGGAAGCAACTTAGGGCAGCcaaaaaggccaaggaaaCAAAAGAGCGGGAAGGAGAAACTaaagaagagcgaaaaGCCAGGAAAAGAGCTGAAAAGGAG GAGCGACGAAAATCCAAACATCGATACCACGACTCCCGTTCACCCCCTTCGGATTATTATGACGACCATGATCATAGACGTCATCGTGACTCTTACAATTCTCGAGACCGAGATAGTCGACGGACTTATCGAGGCCGCTCAGACCGCTCACGGACTCGGTCTGAGTCACccaaaagggaaaaagggggaAAAGACTACTCTAGTAGGGATAGAGATTATCGAAAAATAGATGACGCAAGGAGGAGGTCTCTCGATCAGAGTCCTAGAAAGGGTGGAGGAAATCAGTGGGCACATGGATTCGATAGTTACAGGAGGGATGATCATCGTGATGACCGTTCCCGCCAGCGACATCGGGATAACCACATTTCTCCTCCGCGGTATCGCTCTCGCGATATTTCAGCTCCCTATGTTCGGCCACCATCGTCACCTCGATCTTCTGTAACTGCCCCTGTAAATCACAACACTAATACTCTCGATGATCAGCGCGCTGCTCGATTAGCTGCTATGTCTGCCTCTGCTGACGAACTGTACTCCAGCCGATCCAAATCGCTTGCTGCTCGtgctgaagaggagcgCCGAGAGCAAGAGAGTGATGAAAAAATGAGGCAAAAGTATGGCAAGGAACAAGCTAGTGCAAACTTCTTTAGTCAACAAAGCCAATTGGGTTTGGGTGAAGCCCtgcagagaagaggaggcaagGGATTGTTAAAAGACATCTAG